Part of the Listeria innocua genome is shown below.
CAAAAGCCGCAAAATCGTTTTGTTCGCGAGCTGTTGTCCAAGCGGTTTCTGCTTGAGCTACTAGTTTAGTATATTCCGCGTATTCTTTACTTGGGATTTTTTTATTTAAATCATATGTTTTTTGAGATTCTTCTAAAGTTTTACGAGTGATTTCGGATAGATTTTCTTTATCAAGGTTAAGTCCAGCAATAAAAGCAGCCATTTCTTCTGATGTTTGCATATTGAAAATCTCTTCAGATAGAACGCCAATAACATCAGAACGGCCTTCCATCCCTTTTGCCGGCGCGCCTGTACGAAGATCCCAATAAACTAATGCGAGTGCTTCTTCTAAAGCTTCCATTTTTTTAATATACGCTAAAAATTCCTCTTCTAATGTTTCTACCAAACTTAACTCCTCCATTCAGTCTTCTTTTTTAGGACGTGGTTTTCTTGGACCCCAGTATTGATATAAATCTGTGCGCAAGTAACCATTATATAATTTCCGTTTTTTCGTCGCTTTTTTGCCATAAACTTCTTCAAAAAGTTCATAAGAGGTAAGGACATACACTGACCATGTTGGCATGCGTTTATAAACAATACCCATTTCGCGGTACAGTTGGCGCACTGCTTCCTCGTCTTCTAACCGTTCCCCGTATGGCGGATTCGCAACAACAACTCCGTACTCATCTTCTGTTTGGAAATCAGCCACTTGAAGTTGTCTAAAAGTAATTAAATCGCCAAGACCAGCTTCAACCGCATTTTGTTTCGCGATTTCGATTAAACGAGCATCAATATCGCCACCAATGATGTTTAACGGCTGGTCATAATTAGCCAAATCTTCGGCTTCTTGACGCGCATCTTCCCAGATTTGTTTCGGCATCCAATCCCATGTTTCCGACACGAACTCGCGGTTAAAACCAGGCGCAATATTTTGTCCAATTAGCGCCGCCTCAATTGGAATCGTTCCAGAACCACAAACAGGATCATAAAAAGGTCTATCCGGATGCCAGCTAGTTAGTAACACTAGTGCCGCCGCCATTGTTTCTTTGATTGGCGCACTACCTTGTGCTAAACGATAACCGCGTTTATGTAATCCGGCACCACTTGTATCAATCGTTAACGTTACTTCATCTTTTAAAATGGAAACTTCTAGCTTAAATAAAGCGCCAGTTTCCATCAAACGACCAGAGCGACGATATTTTTCACTGACGCGGTTTACAATTGCTTTTTTCACAATCGCTTGGCAGTCAGGAACACTATAAAGCGTTGATTTAACTGATTTTCCAGCGACAGGAAATTGTGCATCTAGCGGCAAATAATCTTCCCATGGTAGAGCTTTT
Proteins encoded:
- a CDS encoding THUMP domain-containing class I SAM-dependent RNA methyltransferase; protein product: MKSFQLVATAASGLEAIVGKEVARLGYDPKVENGKVYFEGDLSAIARANLWLRVADRVKIVVGVFKATTFDELFEKTKALPWEDYLPLDAQFPVAGKSVKSTLYSVPDCQAIVKKAIVNRVSEKYRRSGRLMETGALFKLEVSILKDEVTLTIDTSGAGLHKRGYRLAQGSAPIKETMAAALVLLTSWHPDRPFYDPVCGSGTIPIEAALIGQNIAPGFNREFVSETWDWMPKQIWEDARQEAEDLANYDQPLNIIGGDIDARLIEIAKQNAVEAGLGDLITFRQLQVADFQTEDEYGVVVANPPYGERLEDEEAVRQLYREMGIVYKRMPTWSVYVLTSYELFEEVYGKKATKKRKLYNGYLRTDLYQYWGPRKPRPKKED